One segment of Macrotis lagotis isolate mMagLag1 chromosome 1, bilby.v1.9.chrom.fasta, whole genome shotgun sequence DNA contains the following:
- the ERMN gene encoding ermin — MTEVPKTSSLAEYNGDVSPEKEITEISDEVFTPEDLSKYQDEDLSLEDSFSKGNIEERKHSRDSRIFRDVAWSLEEKKQREEKTEEDNFTVHKRIASFSLKETRADEMTSEEGLQWEKIPLQEKVQETRQKESGNEKLLAGRDDGVRKNEEFQEAQTEANLKWLGSQPPRKDGMMMSKQDEEGEDGEQEIDHDIENIDDDDEEDEVRLIEFKKGNGGTSYLNEEGNGSEDSPLSSPSSLPMTPEELPVLGKKNDISRHTYSRYNTISYRKIKKGNTKQRIDEFESMLHL, encoded by the exons ATGACAGAAGTTCCAAAGACATCCAGTCTGGCTGAGTACAATGGAGACGTGTCACCTGAGAAAGAGATCACTGAAATTAGTGATGAGGTTTTTACCCCGGAGGACCTCAGCAAATACCAAGATGAAGATCTAAGTCTTGAAGATTCTTTCTCTAAAGGAAatatagaagaaaggaaacattcTCGAGACAGCAGGATCTTCCGAGATGTGGCTTGGTCTTTGGAAGAGAAGAAGCAGCGAGAAG aaaaaacaGAAGAGGACAACTTTACTGTTCATAAGAGAATAGCAAGTTTCTCCCTCAAAGAAACAAGAGCTGATGAAATGACATCAGAGGAAG GACTTCAGTGGGAGAAGATTCCTCTACAAGAAAAAGTCCAGGAAACAAGACAGAAGGAAAGTGGCAATGAGAAACTTCTAGCAGGAAGAGATGATGGAGTTAGGAAAAATGAGGAATTTCAAGAAGCACAAACAGAAGCTAACTTGAAGTGGCTGGGATCACAGCCACCCAGAAAAGATGGAATGATGATGTCCAAacaagatgaggaaggagaagatgGAGAACAGGAGATAGATCATGATATCGAGAATATTGATGATGACGATGAAGAAGATGAAGTACGATTGATCGAGtttaagaaaggaaatggaggcactTCTTATCTCAATGAAGAAGGCAATGGCAGTGAGGACTCCCCTCTGAGCAGTCCAAGTTCACTTCCTATGACACCTGAGGAGCTACCAGTCTTGGGGAAGAAGAATGATATTTCCAGACATACTTATTCAAGATACAACACAATATCCTATCggaaaattaaaaagggaaacaCAAAGCAGAGAATTGATGAATTTGAGTCTATGTTGCATTTATAA